The following nucleotide sequence is from Strix uralensis isolate ZFMK-TIS-50842 chromosome 15, bStrUra1, whole genome shotgun sequence.
TCCTCCCCTTCCTGGGCCTGTGGGCAGCCCCCGCAGCCCGGGGAGCGCAGGGTGGCGGCGGAGCAGGTGCCGGAGGCAGGTTCTCCTGTGCTGGGGCGGCTTTGGCTGCTCTCCCAGACAGCACAAAGCAGCCAGGGAGAGCCCAGGGACCTGCCTTGGCCTGGCGCTGTGCAGGGTGGCACCTCTTCCTGCGTTCTGgctgccagccccgctcccctctTTGCAGGTCCCCGGGGAGCGGCCTCTACAGCAACCTGGAGCAGTACGACATCCCTTACCCAGAAGCCATCTTTGAACTGATGTATTTCTGCGTCAACCCGAAGCCCTTTTTCACTCTGGCCAAGGAGCTCTACCCTGGCAACTACAGACCCAACTATGCCCACTATTTCCTGAGACTCCTGCACGACAAAGGGCTCCTCCTGCGCCTCTACACCCAGAATATCGACGGGCTGGAGAGAGGTGagttttctcttccccatctcccagcaGCCGAGCGCCGGGAGGAGATGAGAGCAAGAAGCAGAAtaggaggcaggagcagggaagcACCCAGCGAACGTGGGGTTTCTGGTTCAGTGGTCTCGTGCTGAGCCGGTCCCATCCCACGCACTGTGTCCCAGCTGCTGGGATCCCACCCGATAAACTGGTGGAAGCCCACGGCACCTTCGCCACCGCCACGTGCACGGTCTGTCGGAGGAAGTTCCCGGGAGAGGACTTGAGGGTGAGCGGTCGCAGCGGGGCATCGACGCGCGGAGCAGAACCTGTCGCAGGCCTGTTACGTCACCCTCGGGGCCGAGAGGTTTTATCGGAGGGGACCAGATCGGGGCTGGATGTTGCTGCGAGGACGCGTCGCGGTTCTGAGGCTGTTCATGTGGGTTTGTGCTGCCCTGTAACGAACGGTGCCGGGTGCTCTTGCTTCAGGGGGATGTCATGGCAGACAGGGTCCCTCGCTGTCCCGTCTGCACTGGGGTCATCAAACCCGACATTGTGTTCTTCGGTGAGGAGCTCCCGCAGCGCTTCTTCCTGCACATGACAGACTTCCCCACGGCAGACCTGCTTTTCGTCATCGGAACGTCCCTGGAGGTCTGGGACTGAGGGAAACCCCCACTCACGAGAGACACACGGAGAACAGGGCCCAAGGGGGctctggggagagagagaggggttAGCAGAGAAGGCAAGAAACTGGGTTATTGGTAAAATTGGAGGCGGCAGGGTAAGAAATAAGGTGCATGCGCTCCGAGAGACCCTCTGCAACCCTGGGGGGCACGTGGCGAGCAGGAGTGACTGGTGAGAGCCGTAACCTGCTCAGAgctggggcagctcagccccGCGTGGCGGTTAGGAGCCCAGTGCGCGGTGGGTTCCTGCCTGCAGGGCCCCGCAGCCGGTGACCGTCTCTCCCTGTCCCTCAGGTCGAGCCCTTTGCCAGCCTGGCGGGAGCCGTCCGCAGCCCCGTGCCCCGAGTCCTGATCAACCGAGACCTCGTCGGACCCTTCGCCTGGCGGCAGCGCCGCAATGACATAGCCCAGCTGGGGGACGTGGTCCGCGGGGTcgagaggctggtggagctgctgggctggACCGGGGAGATGCAAGCGCTGATCCGGAGGGAAGAGGCGAAGGTGGGAGGGGGGCTCCGAGCCCCCGCGCCTGGGCTCGCTGCGGGGAGTGGGGCTGCGCTGGCGGGGTTGGACTCGCACTACGGACGTGGCCGTGCTTGCGGCCTGCGTTCAGAGAAAGTgccaaaggttaaaaaaaaacaacaaagccaAACCAAACAGCCCCTCAGAGCTATTCCCCAGGGAAGGTGCCACCAAGCAGAGGCTGAATGTTTCAGTGGTGCTGAAGGGGAGGACGCGGATCTGCCAGCCTCTGGTGAACATGGAAGAGGCCTGGCTTTGGGTTGAATGAGAGCAATTTAGGGCTTCTTCAAGCAGTGACCCACTCAATTACTG
It contains:
- the SIRT3 gene encoding NAD-dependent protein deacetylase sirtuin-3, mitochondrial isoform X2: MERGARRGGGLLAAVWRSLWERGPRDGGGGPGAPACLSLGSRDGEGAAGTGARRIQGTRPFSLSAAVSAVLGTGRWGAGGGEQQLTLQDVAQLLRKQECRRVVVMAGAGISTPSGIPDFRSPGSGLYSNLEQYDIPYPEAIFELMYFCVNPKPFFTLAKELYPGNYRPNYAHYFLRLLHDKGLLLRLYTQNIDGLERAAGIPPDKLVEAHGTFATATCTVCRRKFPGEDLRVEPFASLAGAVRSPVPRVLINRDLVGPFAWRQRRNDIAQLGDVVRGVERLVELLGWTGEMQALIRREEAKLDAKDN
- the SIRT3 gene encoding NAD-dependent protein deacetylase sirtuin-3, mitochondrial isoform X1, with product MERGARRGGGLLAAVWRSLWERGPRDGGGGPGAPACLSLGSRDGEGAAGTGARRIQGTRPFSLSAAVSAVLGTGRWGAGGGEQQLTLQDVAQLLRKQECRRVVVMAGAGISTPSGIPDFRSPGSGLYSNLEQYDIPYPEAIFELMYFCVNPKPFFTLAKELYPGNYRPNYAHYFLRLLHDKGLLLRLYTQNIDGLERAAGIPPDKLVEAHGTFATATCTVCRRKFPGEDLRGDVMADRVPRCPVCTGVIKPDIVFFGEELPQRFFLHMTDFPTADLLFVIGTSLEVEPFASLAGAVRSPVPRVLINRDLVGPFAWRQRRNDIAQLGDVVRGVERLVELLGWTGEMQALIRREEAKLDAKDN
- the SIRT3 gene encoding NAD-dependent protein deacetylase sirtuin-3, mitochondrial isoform X3, which encodes MADRVPRCPVCTGVIKPDIVFFGEELPQRFFLHMTDFPTADLLFVIGTSLEVEPFASLAGAVRSPVPRVLINRDLVGPFAWRQRRNDIAQLGDVVRGVERLVELLGWTGEMQALIRREEAKLDAKDN